Below is a genomic region from Granulibacter bethesdensis CGDNIH1.
CTGCCTGACGGGTTTCATATCCTTCATCACGCAGAATGCCGTCGATCAGCAGACGGATATCCGGTTCGTCATCAACGATCAGGATTTCGTGCACCATGCTAACCTTTCATTCTCTCCGTCTTCAGAGCCTTGCGGACTCCAGCTTTATACAGCCGTGATTCCATCAGGATTTGAAGCATTGTTCTGCAATGGAAGGAACAGTGACGCCACTGTTCCATGTCCATCCTCATTGTCTGCCAGCACAACCCGGCCACCATGGTCTTCCATGATTTTTTTGACGATAGCGAGACCAAGTCCGGTCCCTTTGGGTTTATGCGTGACGTATGGCTCTGTCAGACGTGCCCTGTCGACATCAGGCAGTCCGACACCGTTATCAATGACGGAGAGCCGTATTTCTTCGCCCTCGATTGCCACACGAAGCACAATACAGCCATCCTGCTGGTGGGGCGTTTCCAGAGCATTGGCCCCAACGCTGCCGCCATTGCCGAAACGGGCGACAACCGCATCAGCAGCGTTCTGAAGCAGATTCGTCAGTGCCTGCCCCAGCAGCCGGCGGTCACACAGGGCTGAAGGCCCCCGTTCCGGGATATCAGTCGTCCATCCGAGTTCAGGACGGGCGCTGCGTTGCAAAATCAACGCATCACGGGCAACGCGGCCGACATCCTCCAGCTTGATCACCGGCTGCGGCATACGGGCAAAAGCGGAAAATTCGTCCACCATGCGGCCTATGTCACCTACATGACGGACAATCGTATCAACACATTGTGTGAACGTCTCGGGATCAGAGCTGATCTCTCTGGCAAAGCGACGTTTCAACCGTTCCGCCGCCAGCTGAATGGGCGTCAGGGGATTTTTGATCTCATGCGCAATCCGGCGTGCTACATCTGCCCATGCGGCTTTCCGTTGGGCGGATTGAAGCTCGGTGATGTCATCGAAGGTAACAACAAAGCCAGGTGCATCCACGGGAGACGCTTCTCCGCTCCTATTATCTGAAATGTGCCGCTCTGCACCGATCCGCGCCAACAGAGTTCTGCGTCCGCTGGAACGGGTCAGATGAATTTCCGCCACCTGAGCACGGTCCGGCTGCTGACGGGCTGCCTCGATCAAAGGAGAAAATTCCTGTGCAATCTCGGCAAGCTCTGAGCCGACTGCGGACATAAGATCCTGACCAAGCAATTCTCCGGCCGCCCGGTTGGGCAGTTCTATCAGACCTGACGCATTCAATCCCACCACGCCGGCGGAAACACCTGACAACACGGCCTCGGTAAATCGGCGTCTCTCGTCGATCTGGGCGTAGGCGTTGAACAGCTCCGCCCGCTGGGAGGAAAGCTGGCCGGTCATCCGGTTAAAGGCCCGGCTCAATCCGGCAATTTCATCGCCCGTAGCGGCTTCGGGGACACGTACTGACAGATCACCGGCCCTGACCCGCTCTGCCGCAAGAATCAGGCGTCCAATCGGGCGGGCAATCTGGTTGGCGAGAACCAGACCGATCAGCACAGCCGCAGACAGGACCAGCAGCGCAACCAGTGCAAAAATCAGCACGAAGGTAATCTGTAGGCCGGATCGATTCTGATCCAGCCTTTCATATTCGGCCACTGCTTCTTCCACATGATGCATGTGATCGAGAATGGC
It encodes:
- a CDS encoding sensor histidine kinase NtrY-like; this encodes MIHTSSSSGRATNPPARSTRRLGNMLRRLSNVMLGRLVTLVLAISALALGIGTFAVLAGGIPLSGRPNLVFGLVLANVIVLLLLGAVLAGRLTRVWTERRRGSAGSRLHVRLVLLFSVVAVVPSILVAGFATSFFNFGIQSWFNDRVRTALEESLETARGYLDEHRNNIRGDASGMANDLSQAGKISVTDPNAFFRTLDQQTVLRGLTEAVVFEPVTKQVIASAGLVAGLATEIPPSWAIDMARTGDVAVLSAENGTAVRAVVQLNSTPPLMLVIGRPVDPAILDHMHHVEEAVAEYERLDQNRSGLQITFVLIFALVALLVLSAAVLIGLVLANQIARPIGRLILAAERVRAGDLSVRVPEAATGDEIAGLSRAFNRMTGQLSSQRAELFNAYAQIDERRRFTEAVLSGVSAGVVGLNASGLIELPNRAAGELLGQDLMSAVGSELAEIAQEFSPLIEAARQQPDRAQVAEIHLTRSSGRRTLLARIGAERHISDNRSGEASPVDAPGFVVTFDDITELQSAQRKAAWADVARRIAHEIKNPLTPIQLAAERLKRRFAREISSDPETFTQCVDTIVRHVGDIGRMVDEFSAFARMPQPVIKLEDVGRVARDALILQRSARPELGWTTDIPERGPSALCDRRLLGQALTNLLQNAADAVVARFGNGGSVGANALETPHQQDGCIVLRVAIEGEEIRLSVIDNGVGLPDVDRARLTEPYVTHKPKGTGLGLAIVKKIMEDHGGRVVLADNEDGHGTVASLFLPLQNNASNPDGITAV